In methanogenic archaeon ISO4-H5, the following are encoded in one genomic region:
- a CDS encoding transmembrane protein → MLTISTGDKRKMTFFGLTNLWIIGSYIGCFLTVIACCYIGFKAKNLNDDESDE, encoded by the coding sequence GTGCTAACAATTAGCACGGGGGACAAACGCAAAATGACGTTCTTCGGACTCACGAACCTGTGGATTATCGGATCCTACATCGGCTGTTTCCTCACGGTCATAGCCTGCTGCTACATAGGATTCAAAGCGAAAAACCTGAACGACGACGAGAGTGATGAATGA